In the genome of Lonchura striata isolate bLonStr1 chromosome 22, bLonStr1.mat, whole genome shotgun sequence, one region contains:
- the CDC26 gene encoding anaphase-promoting complex subunit CDC26, giving the protein MLRRKPTRLELKLDDIEEFESVRKELESRRKQRDEAEAAAGGEEAAAIGALGTEHKSREQLINERIGYKPQPKAGGRAAHFGTFEF; this is encoded by the exons ATGCTCCGTCGGAAGCCGACGCGGCTGGAGCTGAAGCTGGACGACATCGAGGAGTTCGAGAGCGTGcggaaggagctggag AGCCGCAGGAAGCAGCGGGACgaggcggaggcggcggcgggcggcgaggaggcggcggcgaTCGGAGCGCTGGGCACGGAGCACAAGAGCCGCGAGCAGCTCATCAACGAGCGCATCGGGTACAAGCCGCAGCCCAAGgccggcggccgcgccgcgcacTTCGGCACCTTCGAGTTCTga